One Gammaproteobacteria bacterium DNA segment encodes these proteins:
- a CDS encoding BCCT family transporter, which yields MPSWRWPCAIFSYNKGLPMTVRSIFYPILGERIWGWPGHIIDIMAVFATLFGLATSLGYGAQQATSGLNHLFGIGGGDTTLVLLITGITAVAIVSIVAGVDKGVKRLSELNMVLAFLLLMFVGIRGADAPHRHRLLRSNHRQLPGVSCPSCPTPSGGRTPTSARAGPPSYWGWWISWSPFVGHVHRPGQPRPVGAGVPRSAGRCSSPPPCPSSG from the coding sequence ATGCCATCGTGGCGCTGGCCCTGTGCCATCTTCTCCTACAACAAGGGCCTGCCCATGACGGTACGGTCCATCTTCTACCCCATCCTGGGTGAGCGCATCTGGGGCTGGCCGGGTCATATCATCGACATCATGGCGGTGTTCGCCACCCTGTTCGGGCTGGCCACCTCCCTTGGCTACGGCGCCCAGCAGGCGACCTCCGGGCTGAACCATCTGTTCGGCATCGGCGGTGGTGACACCACCCTGGTGCTGCTCATCACGGGCATCACCGCGGTGGCCATCGTGTCCATCGTGGCCGGCGTCGACAAGGGCGTGAAGCGTCTGTCCGAACTCAACATGGTCCTGGCCTTCCTGCTGCTGATGTTCGTCGGTATTCGTGGGGCCGACGCTCCTCATCGTCACCGGCTTCTTCGAAGTAATCATCGCCAGCTACCTGGCGTGAGCTGCCCTTCCTGTCCAACCCCTTCGGGCGGGAGGACGCCAACTTCAGCCAGGGCTGGACCACCTTCGTACTGGGGCTGGTGGATCAGCTGGTCACCCTTCGTCGGGCATGTTCATCGCCCGGGTCAGCCGCGGCCGGTCGGTGCGGGAGTTCCTCGGTCTGCCGGTCGCTGCTCGTCCCCACCACCGTGTCCATCTTCTGGATGA
- a CDS encoding PIN domain-containing protein encodes MGIVVDTSVFIAFERNAQAVDLGGLPTDEDLFISAITASELLVGVHRADSPARRNRRLAYVEAILADFPILPLDGEAARIHAQLQAAQLDAGLRSGAHDLLIAATALAHGFAVMTCDVDDFRRVPGLTVYPMHPD; translated from the coding sequence GTGGGAATCGTAGTCGATACCAGCGTATTCATTGCATTCGAACGCAATGCCCAGGCAGTCGACTTGGGCGGGTTGCCGACGGACGAAGACCTGTTCATCAGCGCCATTACCGCCTCGGAACTGCTGGTCGGCGTACACCGGGCGGACTCGCCTGCTCGTCGCAACCGACGACTGGCTTACGTAGAGGCAATTCTGGCTGACTTCCCTATATTGCCACTGGATGGCGAAGCCGCACGCATTCATGCCCAATTGCAGGCGGCGCAACTGGACGCGGGGCTGCGCAGCGGCGCACACGATCTGCTGATTGCGGCCACCGCGCTCGCCCACGGCTTTGCCGTCATGACCTGTGATGTCGATGACTTCCGGCGCGTGCCTGGACTGACGGTATATCCGATGCATCCGGATTGA
- a CDS encoding GNAT family N-acetyltransferase: MMLPNWREEPIGKHHDRAAFDCGDETLNQFLHRHARQSHEKGGAKTYLAVSESNEKILGYYSLSPAAIAYERAPEVIKRGLARHEVPVFRLGRLAVDSSVQNQGLGGQLLLAAGRRCLLVAAQAGGVALLIDAKNERAAQWYAGYGAIPLLDAHLSLLLPFKTIHAALTTAGKL; encoded by the coding sequence ATAATGCTTCCGAACTGGCGCGAAGAACCCATTGGCAAACATCATGATCGCGCCGCCTTTGATTGTGGTGATGAGACGTTGAATCAGTTTTTACATCGCCATGCAAGGCAGAGCCATGAGAAAGGTGGGGCAAAAACCTATCTGGCTGTTAGCGAGAGCAATGAAAAAATATTGGGTTACTACAGTCTGAGTCCCGCCGCCATTGCTTATGAACGTGCACCGGAGGTGATTAAACGCGGCCTGGCTCGACATGAGGTGCCGGTATTTCGGCTTGGCCGTCTGGCTGTAGATTCTTCCGTCCAGAACCAGGGACTGGGTGGCCAGTTATTGCTTGCCGCTGGACGACGCTGTTTGTTGGTGGCCGCTCAGGCAGGCGGCGTAGCCTTGCTGATTGACGCCAAAAACGAGCGTGCCGCCCAGTGGTATGCCGGTTATGGTGCCATTCCGCTATTGGATGCGCATTTGTCTCTGCTGTTACCATTCAAAACCATTCATGCAGCGTTGACAACTGCGGGAAAACTATAA
- a CDS encoding type II toxin-antitoxin system prevent-host-death family antitoxin, producing MLVNIYEAKTQLSALLERAQAGEDIVIARAGKPIARLTPIAGANASRSGVRFGGIRPAQLKLADDFHAPLTDDDLLAS from the coding sequence ATGCTCGTGAATATCTATGAAGCCAAGACCCAGCTCTCCGCGCTGCTGGAGCGTGCGCAGGCCGGAGAAGACATCGTCATCGCCCGCGCCGGCAAACCCATTGCCCGGTTGACCCCCATCGCAGGGGCCAACGCGTCCCGCAGCGGCGTGCGCTTCGGCGGCATCCGGCCGGCGCAACTGAAGCTGGCCGACGACTTCCACGCCCCGCTGACCGACGACGACCTGCTGGCTTCTTGA
- a CDS encoding type II toxin-antitoxin system VapC family toxin: MKLLLDTHCLIWVLTDAPALDARARRLIADADGVWFSEASIWELGLKWRKGKIALAPRKLADQALANGLRPLAIYLEALLKSSELRQTHGDPFDRLLYAQALHGGYRLLSIDRTLADFGATVINPSRSGGTQGKA; the protein is encoded by the coding sequence TTGAAGCTGCTGCTGGACACGCACTGCCTGATCTGGGTGCTCACCGACGCGCCGGCATTGGACGCCCGTGCCCGCAGGCTCATCGCCGATGCCGACGGCGTGTGGTTCTCGGAAGCCTCCATCTGGGAGCTGGGTCTGAAATGGCGCAAGGGCAAGATCGCCCTCGCCCCCCGCAAGCTCGCCGACCAAGCCCTTGCCAACGGCCTGCGACCGCTGGCGATTTATCTGGAAGCGTTGCTCAAGTCCAGCGAATTGCGCCAGACCCACGGTGATCCGTTTGACCGGCTGCTCTATGCCCAGGCGCTGCACGGCGGCTACCGGCTGCTTAGCATTGACCGGACACTGGCGGATTTCGGCGCCACGGTGATCAACCCATCTCGGTCTGGTGGAACGCAGGGCAAAGCCTAG
- a CDS encoding DUF1778 domain-containing protein, translating to MRLSIEVTPEQHQRLKAAAALQGQSIKDYVLERSLPNHEEQKALQELETFLEPRIAAAKKRELSTRTIDSIFDEVEKDESGQ from the coding sequence ATGCGTCTCTCCATAGAAGTTACCCCGGAACAACATCAGCGCCTGAAGGCCGCTGCAGCCTTGCAAGGCCAGTCCATCAAGGACTATGTGCTTGAGCGCTCTCTGCCGAATCATGAAGAGCAAAAAGCCCTGCAAGAGCTGGAAACGTTTCTGGAGCCCCGCATCGCAGCCGCGAAGAAGCGCGAGCTTTCCACCAGAACCATTGACAGCATTTTTGATGAGGTCGAAAAGGACGAGAGCGGGCAATAA
- a CDS encoding BCCT family transporter gives MPAPEGAANLIDTDYQVGQDNYQARPLGVNIDIHGAVFAVSSLVILAFVVLTLALPEQATATLRRAKNWINYPRHLVLPAVGQRLRGAVPRPDRSRPWGEIRIGGANATPDFSRISWFSMLFAAGMGVGLMFYGVSEPLSHYGTSLGGTTVGEQGMRTDWAPLGGAAGDPQAATPAWAWPRLILHWSLHPWAIVCHRGAGPVPSSPTTRACP, from the coding sequence GTGCCGGCCCCGGAAGGTGCGGCCAATCTGATCGATACCGATTACCAGGTCGGTCAGGACAACTACCAGGCCAGGCCCCTCGGGGTGAACATCGACATTCACGGTGCGGTGTTCGCGGTGTCGTCGCTGGTCATTCTCGCCTTCGTGGTCCTCACCCTGGCCCTGCCCGAGCAGGCCACCGCCACGCTTCGACGGGCGAAGAACTGGATCAACTACCCACGCCACCTGGTTCTACCTGCTGTCGGCCAACGTCTTCGTGGTGCTGTGCCTCGGCCTGATCGTTCTCGCCCCTGGGGCGAGATCCGCATAGGCGGCGCCAACGCGACGCCGGACTTCTCCAGGATCTCCTGGTTTTCGATGCTGTTCGCAGCCGGTATGGGCGTCGGCCTGATGTTCTACGGTGTGTCCGAGCCCCTGAGCCACTACGGCACGTCTCTGGGTGGCACAACCGTGGGCGAGCAGGGAATGCGTACCGACTGGGCCCCCCTCGGAGGCGCCGCCGGCGACCCGCAGGCCGCAACGCCAGCCTGGGCATGGCCGCGACTCATCCTCCACTGGAGCCTGCACCCCTGGGCCATCGTATGCCATCGTGGCGCTGGCCCTGTGCCATCTTCTCCTACAACAAGGGCCTGCCCATGA